From the Deltaproteobacteria bacterium genome, one window contains:
- the queD gene encoding 6-carboxytetrahydropterin synthase QueD, whose product MYRLTILSEFAAAHNLRNYNGECEKLHGHNWKVEVSITANELDSIGIALDFKILKQRTLDVLKGFDHVHLNEIPPFDTQNPSSENLAQYIFKELSKVSNNENIRVSMVKVWESERAAATYYED is encoded by the coding sequence ATGTATAGACTTACAATACTATCAGAATTTGCAGCCGCCCATAATTTAAGGAATTATAACGGCGAGTGCGAAAAACTGCATGGACATAACTGGAAGGTGGAGGTAAGTATCACTGCAAATGAACTTGACAGTATTGGCATTGCATTGGATTTTAAGATTTTAAAGCAGAGAACTTTAGATGTCTTGAAGGGGTTTGACCATGTTCATCTGAATGAAATTCCGCCATTTGACACACAAAATCCTTCGTCTGAAAATCTGGCACAATATATATTTAAAGAACTATCAAAGGTGAGTAACAATGAAAATATCAGGGTCAGTATGGTAAAGGTATGGGAATCTGAAAGGGCAGCGGCAACGTATTATGAAGATTAA